A window of the Streptomyces sp. Ag109_O5-10 genome harbors these coding sequences:
- a CDS encoding amino acid deaminase/aldolase translates to MTARAADRARYDRATAHLDAPLAIVDLEAFDANADDLVRRAGGKPIRVASKSVRCRHLLERVLAKEGFAGIMSFTLAESLWLARSGFDDVLLAYPSADRSAFAELAADPKLAAAVTVMIDDPAHLDLIDAARNGGGEVVRVCLELDTSLKLFGGRVRIGARRSPLYSPAQLADLARTVVRRPGFELVGIMGYEGHIAGVGDDVAGRPLRSRAVRLMQATARRELAERRAAVVRAVRAVAPDLEFVNGGGTGSVQSTAAEDAVTEIAAGSGLYVPRLFDNYTSFTGRPAALFAMPVVRRPGVGVVTVLGGGYPASGVAGPDRLPVPYLPEGLSYDSQEGPGEVQTPLLGSAADDLLIGDKVWFRHAKAGELCERFAELRLVEGDRVTATVPTYRGEGHTFL, encoded by the coding sequence ATGACTGCGCGCGCCGCCGACCGGGCCCGTTACGACCGGGCCACCGCCCACCTGGACGCCCCTCTCGCGATCGTCGATCTGGAAGCCTTCGACGCCAACGCGGACGACCTGGTGCGCCGGGCCGGCGGCAAGCCGATCCGGGTCGCGAGCAAGTCCGTGCGCTGCCGCCACCTGCTCGAACGGGTGCTCGCGAAGGAGGGTTTCGCGGGGATCATGTCGTTCACGCTCGCGGAGTCGCTGTGGCTCGCGCGGTCAGGGTTCGACGACGTCCTGCTGGCGTACCCGTCCGCCGACCGGAGCGCGTTCGCCGAGCTGGCCGCCGATCCGAAGCTGGCGGCGGCCGTGACGGTGATGATCGACGACCCGGCGCACCTGGACCTGATCGACGCCGCCCGGAACGGCGGGGGCGAAGTGGTCCGGGTCTGCCTGGAGTTGGACACCTCGCTGAAGCTGTTCGGGGGCCGGGTGCGGATCGGGGCCCGGCGCTCGCCGCTGTACTCCCCCGCCCAACTCGCCGACCTGGCGCGGACCGTGGTCCGGCGCCCGGGCTTCGAGCTGGTCGGGATCATGGGGTACGAGGGGCACATCGCCGGGGTCGGGGACGACGTCGCCGGCCGGCCGCTGCGCTCCCGCGCGGTGCGGCTGATGCAGGCGACCGCCCGCCGTGAGCTGGCCGAGCGGCGCGCCGCGGTGGTGCGGGCGGTCCGGGCGGTGGCCCCGGACCTGGAGTTCGTCAACGGCGGGGGGACGGGCAGTGTGCAGAGCACGGCGGCGGAGGACGCGGTCACCGAGATAGCGGCCGGGTCGGGTCTGTACGTGCCGCGTCTCTTCGACAACTACACGTCGTTCACCGGCCGTCCGGCCGCCCTCTTCGCCATGCCGGTGGTTCGGCGCCCCGGTGTGGGGGTCGTGACCGTCCTGGGCGGCGGCTACCCGGCCTCGGGCGTCGCGGGCCCGGACCGGCTCCCGGTGCCGTACCTGCCGGAGGGGCTGTCGTACGACTCCCAGGAGGGCCCCGGCGAGGTGCAGACCCCACTGCTCGGCTCGGCGGCGGACGACCTGCTGATCGGCGACAAGGTGTGGTTCCGGCACGCCAAGGCGGGCGAGCTGTGCGAGCGGTTCGCGGAGCTGCGGCTGGTCGAGGGCGACCGGGTGACCGCGACCGTGCCCACGTACCGGGGCGAAGGTCACACGTTCCTGTAG